The following coding sequences lie in one Isoptericola variabilis 225 genomic window:
- a CDS encoding DUF2188 domain-containing protein: MTDSTAKPAGVPDDDVHTAPRDGAWVNEVLGHVVGGSFASLEEAVAAGREEARRRGVEHRVDDESAVWGTSDAGGFVERPDTGDLR; encoded by the coding sequence GTGACCGACAGCACCGCCAAGCCTGCCGGCGTGCCCGACGACGACGTGCACACCGCGCCGCGCGACGGCGCCTGGGTGAACGAGGTCCTCGGGCATGTCGTCGGCGGCTCGTTCGCGAGCCTCGAGGAGGCCGTCGCCGCGGGCCGCGAGGAGGCGCGGCGTCGCGGCGTCGAGCACCGCGTCGACGACGAGTCCGCCGTGTGGGGCACGAGCGACGCCGGCGGCTTCGTGGAGAGGCCCGACACCGGGGACCTACGCTGA
- a CDS encoding metallophosphoesterase encodes MPTRLLLLSDTHVPGRARALPEQVWRAVDAADVVVHAGDWTTPDLLDALDARAARLVGVAGNNDGPELHARLGEVARVEVEDLRVAVVHETGPKQGRERRADAAFPETDLLVFGHSHVPWDTVSPAGMRLLNPGSPTDRRRQPVCTYVTATVTGNRLDDVRLVPVGR; translated from the coding sequence GTGCCCACCCGGCTGCTGCTGCTCAGCGACACGCACGTGCCCGGCCGCGCCCGCGCGCTCCCGGAGCAGGTGTGGCGCGCCGTCGACGCGGCCGACGTCGTCGTGCACGCCGGCGACTGGACGACGCCGGACCTCCTCGACGCGCTCGACGCCCGCGCCGCCCGGCTCGTCGGCGTGGCCGGCAACAACGACGGGCCCGAGCTGCACGCGCGCCTCGGCGAGGTCGCGCGCGTGGAGGTCGAGGACCTGCGCGTCGCGGTCGTGCACGAGACCGGCCCGAAGCAGGGGCGGGAGCGGCGCGCGGACGCCGCGTTCCCCGAGACCGACCTGCTCGTGTTCGGCCACAGCCACGTCCCGTGGGACACGGTCTCGCCCGCGGGAATGCGGCTGCTCAACCCCGGGTCGCCGACCGACCGGCGGCGGCAGCCGGTGTGCACGTACGTGACGGCGACCGTCACGGGGAACCGGCTGGACGACGTCCGGCTCGTGCCGGTCGGGCGCTGA